ATAAGGTAAAGTAttactactatgtgcaccaacaaatcatgatcttttgggggcctgtggtgggcttgtcgtaacccaagttggctgcactcggGACAGTATGCTTCGGCTTATTTCGGACTCGAAATTGGGACTTGACCCGATTTTCGAAAAAGACTCGGGATTTGACCAGGgttgtcacatatggtatcagagccgaatctcgaaagcttgatgcgtcaagttgccggaggtggggacacgaaggctggtggtattatcccatAATGGCAAGAAGTCTGGATGTGGGGACACGAAACCAGCCGGTATTATCCCACTATGGCTAAAGAGGTACGATCTTGGTCCTGTGGGCTGTCTGTTCGGGCCTGACGAGGATGTCAAgagtttaagtgggggagtttgtaacacctcagtcccacatcgaggagatttgggacttctgttcagttAATAAGGTAAAGTAttactactatgtgcaccaacaaatcatgatcttttgggggcctgtggtggacttgtcgtaacccaagttgactgcactcgggacagtatgcttcggcttatttcggactcggaatcgagacttgacccgatttttgaaaaagactcgggatttgacccgggttgtcacaaTCTTAATATTATCTTATGGGAATCTTAAATTCATTATTTTGTATATTGTGTGCCATTTTTTAAGAATCTAGTATAATGTGTTCTGTGTGCACTTGTGTTGTGTGCACTGTTGTGTGCACATTATCATGATATTGTAAGGGGACACACAAACACCACGTACCACTTCTTTTGTCAAAACCCACAAATCACCATTAAAATACAACTATGATTTCAATAATCAATCTACTGCACACAATATTTTATTTCTTAATTCAAGGATATTATTTCTTAAacaatattataaataaaatgcCAATTACAACCATAATTATCTTCCTCAATTTCCAAATCTCATTTTCCTTTCTCATCACCACCTTCTTCAACTCTTCAATTTCTTTGTTTTTGCTATGTCTACTCATCAGCTCATCACTCAATACAATAGCTTTTCTTTCATTAAAATGCATTTCTGCCATTAATCGATCAACCTCCTTTGTTTTCGCTTCCAACTTAGCATTCAATTCTTCAATCACCTCTCTGCCTCTATCTGTAAAAGGGGGCTCTGCCCATTGAAAAAACTTACAAGTTAGTGAAAGATCCTTGTACCGACTACAACTAAAAAAACTTCTTCCGGGATCGAGTGCGCCTTTCCTCCAAGCTTCCCATATCGGAGTTGCAATCCCACATCGACAATTTACATATTCAAATCTCCGGCTCAGTCTTCTTGAAGATGGAATTGAGCTTCTAGAATTTGAACTTGAGGAGCTCATGCTTTCTGATTTTCAAGTGAAAGCAAGAAGATGAGATGAGTATTTGAGTGTTTAATGTTCGATGAAATGGTTGTATGGGTGGCCATTTATATTTGGTTTGGGTTAAAAAATATGAGTTTACCGTTAGAGACAAGCATGTGCTCCACCTCAGCTTTTTTTAAACACGTATGTATGCCTAGTCAGATTTCCATCCATGAGTTAACGTCAATAACTGATATGCAAACTTTTAAACGTTCAAGTAGTTGACTGTAAGTTTTTTAACTTTGGGTATTAACCTGCAAGTTGGCCTCCACTTCAGATACCAATTAGCCATTTAACCCTATTTTTAAATGGTTCTTTCAAATTCTTCAGTTCACTCCATATATCCaacaaattattattattattattattattattattatattttagtgatatactGCGATATGCATGACATATAAGGGGTTCTGCTTTTTATAAAGAGTATAAATGTAATAGAATTTAGGTATATGTGTTAAAAACATCATGCGTAAATAAAGTTAAGAAGAATTAttgttaaaatattttataagatCAACAAAGTTAAGAAGAATTATTGTTAGAATATTTTATAAGATCCAGTTATAACCTTCATCTAACatattaatattcttattttttagAGGAAGTGGTAACTTAACACAGTGTCGGGAAATGTGGAGAGAGCATGCCGTGCAAGGCGGGTTAGGTGGGCCGTACCGATTCGTCGAGCCATGCCGATTCACGCGTCGTTCATGCACTGTGCTGCGAATCATAAATTTTATACCCGTGACAAGCTCGTTTCTTGTAACGGTTTGTGCTGGTTCCAACCGGCTCAGTTATATGCCGGTTGTACGCAAGTAAACAGGCGAGCCGTCTAGCTTGTTTAGTCCCCTCTACTTGCCGTGCTAGCACACGACCCATATAATAGGCACAAAGAAAAATTGTCGCACAAAAAATAGGCGCCACGAGAACTGTAGATTTACGAATTTGGCTCCGTGTTCAAAACGGAACATATTATAGTAATACACCTTGGGCAAACAGTAAGAAAGATATTTCACGAACATATATCATCTTTTAACAAAACTTGACCCATTCACAGAACAATGAACATTATCCATTGTGATTGTTAACTTACTTATTTAAAGCTGCAGGTTTCTTGTAAACTTATCTTTGATCTAAGAAGTGATatctttaatttatttttttagtgGAATCTCTGGTTCTTGAAATGTCAATTTATTAAACCCTGATGAGCACCAAAGAGATTTGGAGGTTATAGTGTAAAcatcaaacaggataaagttaGAATTATGATGGCATGAAAGTCATGAGGTCTCTCACAATCACATGCATGTTTATCTTCTTCTTAAGTTAAAAATAAAGCAAGCAAGTGGTGATCTCCTCCTCCGGTGTCATAGACAGTCGTACAAATTGCACTATTAATGCTTGCTTTGCTTTTGTCTCTCCTTTTATGATGGGAATTTAGAATTTACCCTTGGCGCTCGCCAAGAGTCATTCGCATTCCCCCTGTAGCTCGCTGTTGTACTTTTATTGCCAACGACTTGACTCTTGCATTTCAACATAAAATTCCCATTTCTTAGTCATTTATTAAACCACGTCCTATATGTCTCTCTATCCATTCTTCAAAACGTGCAGTactttgtttttttttttttttaattaccAAGTTTGAGCTTTTTTCATCAATTCGAGTCAATCGATCGAATTTAACAAACTTAGAAATTACTACTAGATTATTTGAACATGAATCAAGATCATGTTCTTGAATGCTAGTCGTGTTCGAACTATTCAAAATAATAGATAATTTGTGAAGTAGAAAAAAGAACTCAATCTGCTACTATCGTGTccaattaattaaattattttatcaagTTCAAGGTAGATCAAATTTAATTCAAGCTCGCACTGAATGGGTAGAATTTAAATCAACTGAAATTTCTTATAAAGTGTAAATATTTGTCTCCAACTTGAAACTGAGTTTGAGGCCGAGTCAAGTCAAATCGACTTTATATCAAATCACTTGGATTCGAATTAGTGCAGCAACAACCTGGTATTGAGAAGACCGGCACCTGCAAATCGAACAACTTTACAAAAAAATTATGTATCAACTTGGAACCTTTAATAGATGTGCATTTGTGCAGCCCAACTAAAATTGGATAATAGTGTTAAATTGGGTGTAATAAAAGGAATTATCTAAAAAATATCCAACGAACTATTTGATCCCTAACAATCCAATACGTGGCGGGTCAGCTGTCTCCACGTCACCTAGGGACAGAATAAACCGTTGGATATGCCTTGTCCCGTAGACGTAAAAAAATTTCTACCCCTAGTATAAAGAATAATGCTCTATATCACGCTTTAAAACGAATATTCTTCTACCTTACTAAACCCTACTTCAAactatcaatgtctcctttgatgctATATATATATTACATACAAACTCACAAACACTAAAGTCTAAACACACTGCACAAATTGGATAATGGCTAGGAGAAAGAAGGTGACTGATCCTTTCGATGATAAGGTAAAGGCCAGGATCTTCGGTTTCAGCAGCGGAAGTGAGCACAGCGCTCACACCAACGATGTCGATGAAGACGATTCCCCTTGCTTATCCAATCTCCTCTGCGGATTCCTCGATCAACAAGACCCCCCAGAAGATTTACATGAATATGAAAATGAAAATAACTCAGATTCTAATGATGATACTGCTCATCAAATCATCAATGTTGATCTCGAGATTTTGATTAAGGCGCTTAGAAATGAAGACAATGATCATTTTAGAAACGTGCTTGTCACTCATGTTTCGAAAGCAATCGAGATATTTTGGTTCGTTAAATCAAATGTATCGCTATTGAGGAGAAACGTAATGGCATTTTTACGAAGCGGGGGTTACAATGCTGGAATTTGTAAAACTAAATGGGAGAAATGTGGAGGACTAAGTGGTGGAGACTACGAGTTCATAGACGTGTTGAAATCCGATGATCCAAAAAGTGATCGTTATTTCATCGATCTTAATTTTGCTAATGAATTTGAAATTGCGAGACAGACGAAGGAGTATCAACAATTGGTACAGACATTGCCAAGGGTTTTTATTGGAAAATGTGGTCAGCTAAAGCAGATTGTCAAGATAATCAGTGACGGAACCAGAAAATCGTTGAAGAGCGGAGGACTGCTCCTCCCTCCGTGGCGAAAAAATCGATTTATGCAGAATAAATGGTTTGGACCGTACCGTCGGACGCTAAATTTGGTTCCAGATAATGTTGCTTCTCCGGGCAAACAAATGGTGAAATGTAGGTCGGTAGGATTTAACGCCGTGAATGTCCGGCCGTTAATCACCGCACAAGATAGGGTTAtgttaaattaatattatttagccaataaaaatatattatctTAACTGTATTCATAGTATTTTCCAGTTTGGTTTAAGAATGAGTTTAATTGTTAACTTTTTTATTGTAGACTGTAGTACGCCGCGAATCAACAATTAATCTTTGCTGTAAAGATCGGAATCAGCTGTGCACAGTCCCATAAAACGTGGACCTTAAGATTGGGTAAAATATTAAGCATCCAACGGCCTCAATTTACCGACGGTGCATGGCTAATAGTACGatgttttgattatttaattggagATATATAAaactactactactacaggtTCTGGGAAAGTGGAAAAGCGGATAATGTAAAAAATAGAATTGGGGGATGGAGATAAGGGCAAAAGCTGGGCTTGTCCCTTTGGAGTTTGGAGTGCCCCGTTTTTAATGAGTAGTGTGGGGGGACTATAGTTTTTGGAGTCCGGGAGGGGTCAGACTTTGGGTGGGGTGCCCTTCAAGTAAAGGAATATGCTTCCATGCCTAGTATTTTCTACATTACTTTCCTAAAATACTCTCTCTACACATTTGCAGGCACGTATGCAGATTTTAACAGGGGGGCCACAGGAGTCCGCTGACTCCTTTAATTTATTATTgttgattttaatttttatgtatACTGCTTGATAAATTTATCAAGTACCAAAAACATAAATACCCATATTCAGAAATGAAGTAAACATACTGAGTCCATCTTTACataactttattatttttatgatgTCAATTACGTTATTACATAAAATTCGAAATAATGTAATTGTAGACTATTAAATTTCAAAATGGGATGAAAAGgtataataaattttaatattataattagAGGGAATTGAAACCGAACAACTGAAGTGAAATAAATAAATCTtgtataattatatatatgtgaagtgaaatcaattaaataaaattttatagtTATAACTAAAATTTGGTACTCTAGTATTATTGTTTTCTATCGTAAGAGTGTTCATCTTATTAAAAAAATGTATTGATATAAGTTGTAGTAGTTCGAAATCAATaatgaaattaa
The sequence above is drawn from the Apium graveolens cultivar Ventura chromosome 2, ASM990537v1, whole genome shotgun sequence genome and encodes:
- the LOC141690664 gene encoding uncharacterized protein LOC141690664 — translated: MARRKKVTDPFDDKVKARIFGFSSGSEHSAHTNDVDEDDSPCLSNLLCGFLDQQDPPEDLHEYENENNSDSNDDTAHQIINVDLEILIKALRNEDNDHFRNVLVTHVSKAIEIFWFVKSNVSLLRRNVMAFLRSGGYNAGICKTKWEKCGGLSGGDYEFIDVLKSDDPKSDRYFIDLNFANEFEIARQTKEYQQLVQTLPRVFIGKCGQLKQIVKIISDGTRKSLKSGGLLLPPWRKNRFMQNKWFGPYRRTLNLVPDNVASPGKQMVKCRSVGFNAVNVRPLITAQDRVMLN